The Cognaticolwellia beringensis genome segment ACAGTAAGTTTCTAGCCTTTGCTGATATTATATCTATTCAGCCGCTATCAAGGGTGTTTTACTGATATGTCTGTAATTTAAAATGAGATTCTAACTGAAAAAGTATGCAATGATCCAGTCAATACTTTTCTTCGCCTAGTTGTTAACTAACACTTTTTGCTTTAATGCTGCCTTTTCGCTGTCTGATAAAAAGCTCGCTTTAAGAGAGTTCTCTTGTAGTTGCTTTATATCTTTATCATTAAAACCTAATGTATTACGTGCAATATTATATTCATTTTTTAGCTCAATACCTTGTACACCCGGGTCATCAGTATTTAAACAAACCAATAATCCACGCGCTAGAAAGCCTTTGATAGGATGTTGGCTTAAATCTTTGATTGTACCTGTTTGAAAGTTAGAGGTAAGGCAAGATTCTATAGCGATATTATGTTCGAGCATATAATCCATAATCTTTTCATCGCGATGACATGCAACACCATGACCAATTCGTTTAGCGTGTAATTGGTTTATTGCTTGCCATATACTTTCTGGCCCAGCAGCTTCACCTGCATGAATAGTGGCGTTCAGTTGTGCTTTTTGTACTTGCTTGAAGTGCTCAACAAACAATTCACCTGGGTAATTGTATTCGTCACCGGCTAAATCAACTGCAACTAAATGTTGTTTATGTGCCAACAGGGCGTCTAATTCAGCTTGGCATTTTTCTACACCAAAGGTACGACTTAAAATACCAATAAGGTTAATTTTTACGTCGTATACTTTACAGGCGGCATTAACACCATCTATAACGGCAGCAACCACATCCGCAATGACTAGGTTGTTGTTCATTGCCATATAGTAGGGTGAAAAACGTAATTCAGCGTAATGGATACCCGCGTTAAAAGCATCTTCAACGTTTTCATAGGCTATGCGTTTACAATCATCTAACGTTTTAAGCACAGCAACGCCCCAGTCAAGTTTACTGAGGAAAGCTAATAAATCACTTTCACTCCCTTGTACTTGTACATGAGGTATAAAAGCTTCGAAGTTAGTTTCAGGCAGAACAATGTTATGTTGTTGTGCTAATGCCCAGATAGTTTTAGGGCGAATATTACCGTCTAAATGTCGGTGTAAATCAATGAGTGGAAGTTGAGAGTTATTCATAGTTATTGGGAACCTATTTATATTTGTTAGATAAAAGTCGACTAGAGTTTTCTAAAATAAGCGTATTTTTAATGCTCTTAAGCCGAATTTTTTTATTATAGCGTTTTTTTCGTATTTTATGTTGCTATTAGTGTCGTAACACTGATAAGTTAATTTTGAGACCAATCATCTAGGTGTCTAGACGTAAACATTCAATAGATTCATAGTATAAAGAGAAACAATATGTTTGAGCAAACCGACGACGTTCGTATTAATAACATTAAAGAACTTTTACCTCCTATCGCCTTACTTGAGCGATATCCATCATCTGAGCAAGCAACAAAGTCGGTTTTTTCTGGCAGACAAGCCATTAGCAACATTTTTAATAACCAAGATGATCGTTTACTGGTGGTTATTGGTCCTTGTTCTATCCATGATCCTAAAGCGGCATTAGAATATGGTGAGCGACTTGTTAAATTACGTGAAAAATATCAAGACACACTAGAAATTGTTATGCGAGTTTACTTCGAAAAGCCAAGAACAACGGTCGGCTGGAAAGGGCTTATCAATGACCCTTATATGGATAATAGTTTCCAACTTAACGACGGTTTACGCATTGGCCGTAAGTTATTGCTCGATTTAAATAACTTAGGCTTACCTACAGCAGGTGAGTTTTTAGATATGATCACCCCACAATATATGGCTGATTTTATGTGTTGGGGCGCCATTGGTGCAAGAACGACAGAAAGCCAAGTGCATCGTGAACTAGCATCAGGGTTATCCTGTCCAGTAGGCTTTAAAAATGGCACAGATGGCACGATTAAAGTCGCTATTGATGCAATTGGTGCTGCTAGTGCCTCACATCATTTCCTTTCGGTTACTAAATATGGCCATTCAGCGATAGTTGAAACTACAGGTAATGAAGATTGCCATATTATTTTACGTGGTGGTAGAAAAACAAACTTTGATGCTGAAAGTGTTAAAACAGTGACAGAACAGCTAGATAAATCAGGTTTAAATACCAATATCATGATCGATTTTAGTCATGCTAACAGTAGTAAAAAGTTTGAAAATCAAATGTTAGTGTGTCGTGATGTTTGTGAACAAATGAGTAGCGGTAATAAAAATATTTTTGGTGTTATGGTAGAAAGTCACTTAGTTGAAGGCCGTCAAGACCTAGCTATAGGTGAGAAAGGCACTTACGGACAAAGCATTACTGATGCTTGTATCGGTTGGCAAGATACTGAAACGCTACTGGCTGAATTAGACCAAGCCGTAACCAATCGTAGGGCTTAAACACAGCTTTACAATAGAGTTTCAAAACTAGGTAATACATACGCCAAGCAATTAATCATTGCTTGGCGTTTTTCGTTAGGCCAAGTCAATGTTTATTGTCCTGTTATTAACGTTCTATAAAGTCGGTAAATTCCAATAATGATAAGGCTGTGAATTGACCCTTGTTGCGTTGTCTAGGTTTTGGTTGTGTTATACAGCGCAATTTAACCGAATAAATATACCATTCACCGTACTTAACAAAAACTTATGTAAAGCAGTGTAAAGAACGTTGTTTGTCA includes the following:
- the aroG gene encoding 3-deoxy-7-phosphoheptulonate synthase AroG; translation: MFEQTDDVRINNIKELLPPIALLERYPSSEQATKSVFSGRQAISNIFNNQDDRLLVVIGPCSIHDPKAALEYGERLVKLREKYQDTLEIVMRVYFEKPRTTVGWKGLINDPYMDNSFQLNDGLRIGRKLLLDLNNLGLPTAGEFLDMITPQYMADFMCWGAIGARTTESQVHRELASGLSCPVGFKNGTDGTIKVAIDAIGAASASHHFLSVTKYGHSAIVETTGNEDCHIILRGGRKTNFDAESVKTVTEQLDKSGLNTNIMIDFSHANSSKKFENQMLVCRDVCEQMSSGNKNIFGVMVESHLVEGRQDLAIGEKGTYGQSITDACIGWQDTETLLAELDQAVTNRRA
- the add gene encoding adenosine deaminase; protein product: MNNSQLPLIDLHRHLDGNIRPKTIWALAQQHNIVLPETNFEAFIPHVQVQGSESDLLAFLSKLDWGVAVLKTLDDCKRIAYENVEDAFNAGIHYAELRFSPYYMAMNNNLVIADVVAAVIDGVNAACKVYDVKINLIGILSRTFGVEKCQAELDALLAHKQHLVAVDLAGDEYNYPGELFVEHFKQVQKAQLNATIHAGEAAGPESIWQAINQLHAKRIGHGVACHRDEKIMDYMLEHNIAIESCLTSNFQTGTIKDLSQHPIKGFLARGLLVCLNTDDPGVQGIELKNEYNIARNTLGFNDKDIKQLQENSLKASFLSDSEKAALKQKVLVNN